The following proteins are co-located in the Castanea sativa cultivar Marrone di Chiusa Pesio chromosome 8, ASM4071231v1 genome:
- the LOC142607698 gene encoding riboflavin biosynthesis protein PYRR, chloroplastic isoform X1 has translation MSFALGTCCYTSTYRPPYMICKATINNSNHALEAAYIRRAAELADKSAGFTSPHPNFGCVIATSSGHVAGEGYLYAQGTKPAELQAIESAGAWSRRATAYVNLEPGDCHGDHTAVSALVQAGISRVVVGMRHPLQHLRGNAVRALRSQGVQVDVLGEDLKSKIIEEARKTCLLVNAPIICRSALRVPFSVLKFAMTLDGKIACSSGHASWISSKKSRSRVFELRGRSDAIIVGGNTVRRDNPQLTARHGGGHMPVRIVMSQTLDLPEEANLWDLSEVSTIVVTQRGARRSFQKLLASKGVEIVEFDILNPREVMEYLHDRGCLSVFWECGGTLSASAISSGVIHKVFAIVAPKIIGGKNAPSPVGELGMVEMTQALDLIDVCYEQVGPDMFVSGFLQPLPDVTPVIPSVDETFAIDPTVTPHESSIIFFYKTWDPHGSFSNFSHHPIQMPDENGDYATWLSVEHYYQAQKFVGVDDPLAWECVENIKSAKSPEEAARIGRSIQRQQPDLVRSDWDSVKIDVMYRALKCKFSIYPHLNSMLLSTAGSVLVEASPHDLFWGGGRDGEGLNYLGRLLMQLRSEFLGESSCMAV, from the exons ATGTCATTTGCTTTAGGAACATGCTGTTACACTTCCACTTACAGGCCACCATATATGATCTGCAAGGCCACTATCAACAACAGTAACCACGCTCTCGAGGCCGCGTACATCCGACGCGCCGCTGAGCTTGCGGACAAGTCCGCCGGCTTCACCTCCCCTCACCCCAACTTCGGTTGCGTCATCGCCACCTCCTCTGGCCATGTCGCCGGCGAGGGCTACCTTTACGCTCAGGGCACCAAGCCCGCCGAGCTCCAGGCCATTGAGTCTGCCGGTGCGTGGAGTCGACGCGCCACCGCCTATGTCAACTTGGAGCCTGGTGACTGCCACGGCGACCACACTGCTGTCTCCGCTCTCGTccag GCAGGGATATCAAGAGTTGTGGTTGGCATGAGGCACCCTTTGCAACATCTCCGAGGCAATGCGGTACGTGCATTGAGAAGTCAAGGAGTTCAAGTTGATGTTCTTGGAGAGGATCTAAAGAGCAAAATTATTGAG GAAGCTCGAAAAACATGCCTCCTAGTCAATGCTCCTATTATATGTAGATCTGCTTTGCGAGTTCCCTTCTCCGTTCTCAAGTTTGCAATGACTCTTGATG GAAAAATTGCTTGTAGTAGTGGACATGCATCCTGGATAAGCAGTAAAAAGTCTCGGAGTCGAGTTTTTGAGTTGAGGGGTAGAAGTGATGCCATTATCGTAGGAGGAAATACTGTACGTAGGGACA ACCCACAACTAACAGCAAGACATGGGGGTGGGCATATGCCTGTGCGCATTGTAATGAGTCAGACTCTTGATCTTCCTGAGGAAGCAAACCTTTGGGACTTGTCTGAGGTATCTACTATAGTTGTAACACAAAGGGGTGCTAGGAGGAGCTTTCAGAAACTGCTTGCTTCTAAAGGAGTGGAAATTGTGGAGTTTGACATTTTAAACCCTAGAGAGGTTATGGAATATTTGCATGATCGTGGGTGTCTTTCAGTTTTTTGGGAATGTGGAGGGACACTTTCTGCATCTGCTATTTCATCTGGAGTAATACACAAG gTATTTGCAATTGTTGCTCCTAAAATTATTGGTGGAAAGAATGCACCATCTCCTGTGGGTGAACTTGGGATGGTTGAAATGACACAAGCTTTAGATTTGATTGATGTTTGCTATGAGCAG GTTGGACCTGACATGTTTGTTAGTGGATTTCTTCAGCCCTTACCAGATGTCACACCTGTTATCCCATCAGTGGATGAGACCTTTGCAATTGATCCTACTGTCACTCCACATGAATCAAGCATCATTTTCTTCTATAAAACATGGGATCCTCATggttctttttcaaatttttctcaTCATCCAATTCAAATGCCTGACGAGAATGGTGATTATGCCACTTGGTTGAGTGTAGAGCATTACTATCAG GCACAAAAGTTTGTTGGGGTGGATGATCCTCTGGCATGGGAATGTGTTGAAAATATCAAATCTGCAAAAAGTCCAGAGGAAGCAGCACGAATAGGAAGGTCAATACAGAGACAGCAACCTGATCTG GTAAGATCAGATTGGGACAGTGTAAAGATTGACGTTATGTACAGAGCATTGAAATGCAAATTCTCGATTTACCCTCATTTGAATTCTATGTTGCTCTCAACTGCTGGTTCTGTTCTAGTAGAAGCTTCACCACATGATCTTTTTTGGGGTGGTGGGCGAGATGGAGAGGGCCTAAATTATCTAGGCCGGCTGTTGATGCAGTTGAGATCAGAGTTTCTTGGTGAGTCCTCTTGCATGGCTGTATGA
- the LOC142607698 gene encoding riboflavin biosynthesis protein PYRR, chloroplastic isoform X2 encodes MSFALGTCCYTSTYRPPYMICKATINNSNHALEAAYIRRAAELADKSAGFTSPHPNFGCVIATSSGHVAGEGYLYAQGTKPAELQAIESAGAWSRRATAYVNLEPGDCHGDHTAVSALVQAGISRVVVGMRHPLQHLRGNAVRALRSQGVQVDVLGEDLKSKIIEEARKTCLLVNAPIICRSALRVPFSVLKFAMTLDGKIACSSGHASWISSKKSRSRVFELRGRSDAIIVGGNTVRRDNPQLTARHGGGHMPVRIVMSQTLDLPEEANLWDLSEVSTIVVTQRGARRSFQKLLASKGVEIVEFDILNPREVMEYLHDRGCLSVFWECGGTLSASAISSGVIHKVFAIVAPKIIGGKNAPSPVGELGMVEMTQALDLIDVCYEQVGPDMFVSGFLQPLPDVTPVIPSVDETFAIDPTVTPHESSIIFFYKTWDPHGSFSNFSHHPIQMPDENGDYATWLSVEHYYQAQKFVGVDDPLAWECVENIKSAKSPEEAARIGRSIQRQQPDLENRTFLMRSYSYADSVASEALLFSS; translated from the exons ATGTCATTTGCTTTAGGAACATGCTGTTACACTTCCACTTACAGGCCACCATATATGATCTGCAAGGCCACTATCAACAACAGTAACCACGCTCTCGAGGCCGCGTACATCCGACGCGCCGCTGAGCTTGCGGACAAGTCCGCCGGCTTCACCTCCCCTCACCCCAACTTCGGTTGCGTCATCGCCACCTCCTCTGGCCATGTCGCCGGCGAGGGCTACCTTTACGCTCAGGGCACCAAGCCCGCCGAGCTCCAGGCCATTGAGTCTGCCGGTGCGTGGAGTCGACGCGCCACCGCCTATGTCAACTTGGAGCCTGGTGACTGCCACGGCGACCACACTGCTGTCTCCGCTCTCGTccag GCAGGGATATCAAGAGTTGTGGTTGGCATGAGGCACCCTTTGCAACATCTCCGAGGCAATGCGGTACGTGCATTGAGAAGTCAAGGAGTTCAAGTTGATGTTCTTGGAGAGGATCTAAAGAGCAAAATTATTGAG GAAGCTCGAAAAACATGCCTCCTAGTCAATGCTCCTATTATATGTAGATCTGCTTTGCGAGTTCCCTTCTCCGTTCTCAAGTTTGCAATGACTCTTGATG GAAAAATTGCTTGTAGTAGTGGACATGCATCCTGGATAAGCAGTAAAAAGTCTCGGAGTCGAGTTTTTGAGTTGAGGGGTAGAAGTGATGCCATTATCGTAGGAGGAAATACTGTACGTAGGGACA ACCCACAACTAACAGCAAGACATGGGGGTGGGCATATGCCTGTGCGCATTGTAATGAGTCAGACTCTTGATCTTCCTGAGGAAGCAAACCTTTGGGACTTGTCTGAGGTATCTACTATAGTTGTAACACAAAGGGGTGCTAGGAGGAGCTTTCAGAAACTGCTTGCTTCTAAAGGAGTGGAAATTGTGGAGTTTGACATTTTAAACCCTAGAGAGGTTATGGAATATTTGCATGATCGTGGGTGTCTTTCAGTTTTTTGGGAATGTGGAGGGACACTTTCTGCATCTGCTATTTCATCTGGAGTAATACACAAG gTATTTGCAATTGTTGCTCCTAAAATTATTGGTGGAAAGAATGCACCATCTCCTGTGGGTGAACTTGGGATGGTTGAAATGACACAAGCTTTAGATTTGATTGATGTTTGCTATGAGCAG GTTGGACCTGACATGTTTGTTAGTGGATTTCTTCAGCCCTTACCAGATGTCACACCTGTTATCCCATCAGTGGATGAGACCTTTGCAATTGATCCTACTGTCACTCCACATGAATCAAGCATCATTTTCTTCTATAAAACATGGGATCCTCATggttctttttcaaatttttctcaTCATCCAATTCAAATGCCTGACGAGAATGGTGATTATGCCACTTGGTTGAGTGTAGAGCATTACTATCAG GCACAAAAGTTTGTTGGGGTGGATGATCCTCTGGCATGGGAATGTGTTGAAAATATCAAATCTGCAAAAAGTCCAGAGGAAGCAGCACGAATAGGAAGGTCAATACAGAGACAGCAACCTGATCTG GAAAACAGAACTTTCTTGATGAGATCATATTCATACGCAGACAGTGTAGCATCAGAGGCATTGTTGTTTTCTTCCTAA